The uncultured Cohaesibacter sp. sequence GACATCAGGGCACATGGCTCAAACGGCCACCTCGGCCGCATTGGCGCTTGCCGTCGGCCTCATTGCATCAGGCACCGTCAAGGCTGAGGACTGCAGCCAAGCAACCGACTTTCTGACCCTCTCGTTGTCGGAGGCTGGGAGTTCGATGCAGAAGGCTCTGGAACTTGCCTATCCCGGTCTCTCGGCAAATGAGGGCACCATCACCGTGCCGGGCGGTAAGACCATTGCCATCGAACCGGCCCGTCAGGTGTCTCCGGCAGAACGGCTCGAAAATGCCACCATCGGCGACATGTTCACCTATATCTATCCGATCAGTTTCGAGTTTGAGAAGAGAAAGGCCCCCTTCTATGATCCGGGCCGGGTGCGTAACGAGCCCTTCTTCCGGGCTGTCTTCTTCAACTCCAAGAACGAGACACAAAAGAGCCTG is a genomic window containing:
- a CDS encoding M15 family metallopeptidase, with product MTSGHMAQTATSAALALAVGLIASGTVKAEDCSQATDFLTLSLSEAGSSMQKALELAYPGLSANEGTITVPGGKTIAIEPARQVSPAERLENATIGDMFTYIYPISFEFEKRKAPFYDPGRVRNEPFFRAVFFNSKNETQKSLTTVKYKGRKVSASFHVSKKYCIHTQLKAALDEIASAGSYDKFFQKTGGSFAWRTISGTKRLSSHSFGSAVDINSQLGKYWKWAGVKPGHAARYDNAIPEGIVKAFERRGFIWGGKWHHFDGMHFEYRPELILYSRMVGG